From Anolis carolinensis isolate JA03-04 unplaced genomic scaffold, rAnoCar3.1.pri scaffold_8, whole genome shotgun sequence, a single genomic window includes:
- the mrps24 gene encoding small ribosomal subunit protein uS3m, translating to MAAPWSSPALRAFVFFEGQLGVAARGLLFPSRGFQTTASCLKNQAARVRVGKGDKPVSYEEINPPHYIAHRKGWLSQNTSHLDGELGAAERAVEDVFIRKFIHGTFHGCLASEIVLKRRANTVIICAVFLQRLPPSKFYFLIGYTETLLSFLYKCPVKMEVQTVPEKVVYKYI from the exons ATGGCGGCGCCCTGGTCGAGTCCCGCCTTGCGG GCCTTTGTTTTCTTCGAGGGGCAACTGGGTGTTGCTGCAAGGgggcttctcttcccttcccgAGGCTTCCAGACCACTGCTTCCTGCttgaag AACCAAGCAGCCCGCGTCCGTGTGGGGAAGGGGGACAAGCCGGTGAGTTACGAAGAGATCAACCCTCCACACTACATTGCGCACCGCAAGGGATGGCTCTCCCAGAACACCA GCCACCTTGATGGAGAACTGGGGGCGGCAGAGCGTGCCGTGGAGGACGTCTTCATCCGCAAGTTCATCCACGGCACCTTCCACGGCTGCCTGGCCAGCGAGATTGTGCTGAAGCGCCGCGCCAACACCGTGATCATCTGCGCCGTCTTCCTGCAGAGGCTTCCCCCGTCCAAATTCTACTTCCTGATTGGCTACACAGAAACTCTGCTGTCCTTCCTCTACAAGTGTCCCGTCAAGATGGAAGTGCAGACGGTGCCCGAGAAGGTGGTCTACAAGTACATCTAG
- the npc1l1 gene encoding NPC1-like intracellular cholesterol transporter 1, whose amino-acid sequence MVEGLLDGLFLSLLPSQAAAATPVHRQGYCAFYGDCGKNPEVNGSLLQGNTVPCVSNTPARLLSGSHLQRLRSVCPVLFTGTDSTFACCSEAQLSALESSLRVSRVILSRCPSCAENFGNLHCQNICSPDQSLFANVTRTFAHTFSNGSHALGVLEYQCFYDQAFADATYDSCKGVRIPATGGFAVGAMCGKYGATLCNTQRWLDYQGDVSNGLAPLAIDFRLVTPGSPAPAGGIVPFNATVWSCGEPVGNGTGEKCSCQDCARSCPAIEAPRPPAAPFQVGLLSGVLFLCLLLFMVLFVLFVVALSCQRCSSSPRGKSKGQGGPWEKTAGPGGPQEPQPRLPCSQKIGRATDRFLSRVFRSWGTLVASYPRTVIIICVLVVVVLSSGLASVQMTTNPVELWSAPDSQARQEKAFYEEHFGPFFRTNQVFLTARNRSGYSYNSLVMGQSNFSGVLSMEVLLDLLELQQRLQGIVVWSEAHGRNVSLKDVCYAPLNPQQPSLTDCALNSLLQYFQNNRTRLEMTATQTLKGQTSTVDWRDHFLYCINSPLSFKDITALGLSCMADYGAPVFPFLAVGGYSGLDYSGAEALILTVSLNNFPSSDPRFDFVMLWEEQFLKIVQEFQREHAHRYNVAYMAERSLEDEISRSTWEDLPIFGLSYLLIFVYITLALGQYSTCRRVLVDSKVTLGLGGILVVLGAVLSSLGLYSYIGVPSSLIILEVVPFLVLALGADNIFIFVLEYQRAEPQPGETIEERIGRVLGEVAPSMLLCSLSEVICFYLGALIPMPAVKTFALYAALAVLFDFLLQMSAFVALLALDVRRQEDSRLDFCCCFRLEPDGGSPEEKRHEARLPAFMRRFYAPVLLNGFVRFLVVLLFAGMFCVGIFFMLNVQVGLEQELSVPEDSYMLQYFQALNQYLMVGAPTYFVTTGGYNFSTVPGMNGVCSSSGCDEDSMTQKIQYATSFPEQSFLAIPATSWVDDFIDWLNPFSTCCQIHSFGPKKGQFCPSTNLSLTCLQKCMGIPTGTLRPTEEEFHRFLPWFLQDLPNLKCSKGGLGAYDTSVKLGAEGQVLASRFMAYHTPLKNSQEYTEALKAARELAKNITAGLRQVPGTDPDFQVFPYTITYVFYEQYLTIALTGLINVILCLVPTFAVCCVLLGMDIRSGAINLATIVMIVVDTVGAMTLWGVSYNAVSLINLVAAVGISVEFVSHITRAFAISTQPSKVERAKEALVNMGSAVFAGVALTNLPGIVVLAFAKAQLVQLFFFRLNLLITLLGMLHGLVFLPVILSYFGPGVRLSVLLDQKEALPPDGPLGVIENPAALEDKQEPPRDQ is encoded by the exons atggtcgaAGGCTTGTTGGATGGACTTTTTCtctcgctccttccctcccaggcgGCGGCTGCCACCCCGGTCCACCGCCAGGGCTACTGCGCCTTCTACGGCGACTGCGGCAAGAACCCCGAGGTCAACGGGAGCCTTCTTCAGGGCAACACGGTCCCCTGCGTCTCCAACACGCCGGCCCGCCTCCTCTCGGGGTCCCACCTGCAGCGCCTGCGCAGCGTCTGCCCGGTCCTCTTCACGGGCACGGACTCCACCTTCGCCTGCTGCTCGGAGGCCCAGCTGTCCGCCCTCGAGAGCAGCCTGCGCGTCTCGCGGGTGATCCTCTCCCGCTGCCCCTCCTGCGCCGAGAACTTCGGCAACCTCCACTGCCAGAACATCTGCTCCCCGGACCAGAGTCTCTTCGCCAACGTCACCCGCACCTTCGCCCACACTTTCTCCAACGGCAGCCATGCGCTGGGCGTCCTGGAGTACCAGTGCTTCTACGACCAGGCCTTTGCGGACGCCACGTACGACTCTTGCAAAGGCGTGCGCATCCCGGCCACGGGTGGCTTCGCGGTCGGCGCCATGTGCGGCAAGTACGGGGCGACTCTCTGCAACACCCAGCGGTGGCTGGACTACCAGGGCGACGTCAGCAACGGCCTGGCTCCGCTGGCCATCGACTTCCGCCTGGTGACCCCGGGCTCCCCGGCCCCGGCGGGTGGCATCGTGCCCTTCAACGCCACAGTCTGGAGCTGCGGGGAGCCCGTGGGCAACGGCACCGGCGAGAAGTGCTCCTGCCAGGACTGCGCTCGATCTTGCCCGGCGATCGAGGCCCCGCGGCCTCCTGCAGCGCCCTTCCAGGTTGGGCTCCTGAGTGGAGtcctcttcctctgcctcctgCTCTTCATGGTCCTCTTCGTTCTCTTCGTGGTGGCCCTGAGCTGCCAGCGCTGCTCCTCGTCACCACGAGGGAAGTCCAAGGGTCAGGGCGGGCCGTGGGAGAAGACGGCGGGGCCAGGAGGCCCTCAAGAGCCCCAGCCCAGGCTCCCTTGTTCCCAGAAGATCGGCCGGGCCACCGACAGGTTCCTGTCCAGGGTCTTCAGGAGCTGGGGCACGCTGGTGGCCTCCTACCCGCGCACGGTCATCATCATCTGTGTCCTGGTGGTGGTGGTCCTCTCCAGCGGCCTGGCCTCCGTCCAGATGACCACGAACCCCGTGGAGCTGTGGTCGGCCCCGGACAGCCAGGCCCGGCAGGAGAAGGCCTTCTACGAGGAGCACTTCGGCCCCTTCTTCCGCACCAACCAGGTCTTCCTGACGGCCCGGAACCGTTCCGGCTACAGCTACAACTCTCTGGTGATGGGCCAGAGCAACTTCAGCGGCGTGCTCTCCATGGAGGTGCTGCTGGACCTGCTGGAGCTGCAGCAGCGGCTGCAGGGCATCGTGGTCTGGTCGGAGGCCCACGGGCGGAACGTCTCGCTGAAGGACGTCTGCTACGCCCCGCTCAACCCGCAGCAGCCCTCCCTGACCGACTGCGCCCTCAACAGCCTCCTCCAGTACTTCCAGAACAACCGGACGCGGCTGGAGATGACCGCCACCCAAACGCTGAAGGGTCAGACCAGCACCGTCGACTGGAGGGACCACTTCCTCTACTGCATCAA CTCCCCGCTCTCCTTCAAGGACATCACGGCCCTGGGGCTGAGCTGCATGGCCGACTACGGGGCCCCCGTCTTCCCTTTCCTGGCCGTGGGGGGCTACTCAG GGCTGGACTACTCCGGGGCGGAGGCCCTCATCCTGACCGTCTCCCTGAACAACTTCCCCTCCAGCGACCCCCGCTTTGACTTCGTGATGCTCTGGGAGGAGCAGTTCCTCAAGATCGTGCAGGAATTCCAGAGGGAACATGCCCACCGCTACAACGTCGCCTACATGGCGGag cGCTCCTTGGAGGACGAGATCAGCCGCTCCACCTGGGAGGACCTGCCCATCTTCGGCCTCAGCTACCTCCTGATCTTCGTCTACATAACCCTGGCCCTGGGCCAGTACTCCACGTGCAGGCGTGTCCTG GTGGACTCCAAGGTGACGCTGGGCCTGGGGGGCatcctggtggtgctgggagccGTCCTCTCCTCGCTGGGCTTGTACTCCTACATCGGGGTGCCTTCCTCCCTCATCATCCTCGAGGTCGTGCCCTTCCTGGTCCTGGCCCTCGGCGCAGACAACATCTTCATCTTCGTGCTGGAATACCAG AGGGCCGAACCCCAGCCGGGGGAGACCATAGAGGAGCGAATCGGGAGGGTCCTGGGAGAGGTGGCACCCAGCATGCTTCTCTGCAGCCTCTCGGAGGTCATCTGCTTCTACTTGG GAGCCCTGATCCCGATGCCGGCCGTCAAGACCTTTGCCCTCTATGCCGCCCTGGCCGTCCTCTTTGACTTCCTGCTCCAGATGTCGGCCTTTGTGGCCCTCCTGGCCCTGGACGTCCGCCGGCAGGAG GACTCCCGCCTGGACTTCTGCTGCTGCTTCCGCCTGGAGCCGGACGGAGGGTCCCCCGAGGAGAAGCGGCACGAGGCGCGCCTCCCGGCCTTCATGCGCCGCTTCTATGCGCCCGTCCTGCTCAACGGCTTCGTCCGGTTCCTGGTG GTGCTGCTCTTTGCCGGCATGTTCTGCGTGGGCATCTTCTTCATGCTCAACGTCCAGGTGGGGCTGGAGCAGGAGCTGTCGGTGCCCGAG GACTCCTACATGCTCCAGTACTTCCAGGCCCTGAACCAGTACCTGATGGTGGGCGCACCCACCTACTTCGTCACCACCGGCGGATACAACTTCTCCACCGTCCCAGGCATGAACGGGGTCTGCTCCAGCTCCGGCTGCGACGAGGACTCCATGACCCAGAAGATCCAGTACGCCACCAGCTTCCCAGAGCA GTCCTTCCTGGCCATTCCGGCCACTTCCTGGGTGGACGACTTCATCGACTGGCTGAACCCTTTCTCCACCTGCTGCCAGATCCATAGTTTTGGCCCCAAAAAGGGCCAGTTCTGCCCGTCCACCAACC TCTCCCTGACCTGCCTGCAGAAGTGCATGGGCATCCCCACGGGCACCCTGCGCCCCACCGAGGAGGAGTTCCACCGCTTCCTGCCCTGGTTCCTCCAGGACCTGCCCAACCTGAAGTGCTCCAAGGG GGGTCTGGGGGCCTACGACACGTCGGTGAAGCTGGGAGCCGAGGGGCAGGTGCTGG CCTCCCGCTTCATGGCCTACCACACTCCGCTGAAGAACTCCCAGGAGTACACGGAGGCCCTGAAGGCGGCCAGGGAGCTGGCCAAGAACATCACGGCCGGACTGCGGCAAGTGCCCGGCACCGACCCCGACTTCCAGGTCTTCCCCTACAC CATCACCTACGTCTTCTATGAGCAGTACCTGACCATCGCCCTGACCGGCCTCATCAACGTCATCCTCTGCCTGGTGCCCACCTTCGCCGTCTGCTGCGTCCTGCTGGGCATGGACATCCGCTCCGGCGCCATCAACCTGGCCACCATCGTCATGATTGTGGTGGACACCGTGGGCGCCATGACCCTCTGGGGCGTCTCCTACAACGCCGTCTCCCTCATCAACCTGGTGGCA GCGGTGGGCATCTCTGTGGAGTTTGTCTCCCACATCACCCGCGCCTTCGCCATCAGCACACAGCCCAGCAAAGTGGAGAGGGCCAAGGAGGCCCTGGTCAACATGGGGAGTGCG GTATTTGCCGGCGTGGCCTTGACCAACCTTCCGGGGATCGTGGTGCTGGCCTTTGCCAAGGCGCAGCTGGTGCAGCTCTTCTTCTTCCGCCTCAACCTCCTCATCACCCTCCTGGGGATGCTCCACGGCTTGGTCTTCCTCCCGGTCATCCTCAGCTACTTCG GGCCGGGGGTCCGCCTGTCGGTGCTGCTGGACCAGAAGGAAGCCCTCCCGCCGGACGGCCCCTTGGGCGTCATTGAGAACCCGGCGGCCTTGGAAGACAAGCAGGAGCCCCCCAGGGACCAGTGA